Proteins encoded together in one Kitasatospora albolonga window:
- a CDS encoding MerR family transcriptional regulator: protein MLIGELSRRTGVSARSLRYYEAQGLLEARRGTNGYRAYDEDVVSTVRKIRALLRAGLSTEVIRQVLPCARGEQPGFDWCADLRAILDGELTDLDEQIEALRRSRGALVGLLEARG, encoded by the coding sequence TTGCTGATCGGGGAGTTGTCCCGGCGGACGGGCGTCAGCGCGCGGTCGTTGCGGTACTACGAGGCGCAGGGGCTGCTGGAGGCGCGGCGCGGGACGAACGGGTACCGCGCCTACGACGAGGACGTGGTCTCCACGGTGCGGAAGATCCGCGCGCTGCTGCGGGCCGGGCTCTCCACCGAGGTGATCCGTCAGGTGCTGCCGTGCGCCCGCGGCGAGCAGCCGGGGTTCGACTGGTGTGCGGATCTGCGGGCGATCCTGGACGGGGAGCTGACGGACCTGGACGAGCAGATCGAGGCGCTGCGGCGGAGCCGGGGGGCGCTGGTGGGTCTGCTGGAGGCGCGGGGGTGA
- a CDS encoding arylsulfatase yields MTTDPTRRDPYAGFPGRIGRTFADSEPSWPPRTAPGEKAPNIVVVLVDDMGYSDIGPFGSEIATPTLDTLAEEGVRLSNYHTMPLCSPARAALLTGLNPHRVGYSMVANSDPGFPGYGMEIADDIPTLAELLHDTGYATYAVGKWHLVRDSASNAADDRENWPLNKGFDQYYGVLEGLTSLFHPHQLVRDNSPLDIDEFPDDYYYTDDITDQAISMVKSLRAHDPDKPFFLYLAHNAVHGPLQAKAEDIARHRGRYDEGWDVLRTRRFAAQLAAGLLPPGTELPDRNSEAGFDVPAWDSLTEEQQRLYARYMEVYAALVDNIDQNLARLTDTLEALGELDNTIIVFTSDNGGTGEGGLEGTRSYFSRFVHHPALPGDWTPDVDRDPELIGGPRSLVHYPRGWGMASNTPFRLYKGHTYAGGVRVPFVLSWPRGAREGLLAPGVRTQYQYVTDIAPTLLRLAGLERPAQRRGTTLQEPDGISFTPVLADPDHASTHPEQYCEMTGNRSYYRDGHKLVTLHRPGTPYDDSEWALYDIRTDPTEIHDLAAERPDLVKELSEAWEAAAWRNGVFPLPDGTGALARRNPAEQRLARPLTLLPGTPELERYRSSRLVSLRSFEITVVIDATGEGVLVSHGDQGGGYSLYVEDGRLHLAYNEYGVLHETDAGPLAPGEHVIVLAAEAEKGLRWSFTVSVDGEVRATPPSVHQLIGMAPFQGISVGIDRKSPVSWPLFERHRSFRYGGVLRSVTYTPGAPGPDAPEAVAAALKQAAAAFE; encoded by the coding sequence ATGACCACCGACCCCACCCGCCGCGACCCCTACGCGGGCTTCCCCGGCCGGATCGGCCGCACCTTCGCCGACTCCGAGCCGTCCTGGCCGCCGCGCACGGCACCCGGGGAGAAGGCCCCCAACATCGTGGTCGTCCTCGTCGACGACATGGGGTACAGCGACATCGGCCCGTTCGGCTCCGAGATCGCCACGCCCACGCTCGACACCCTGGCCGAGGAGGGCGTCCGGCTCTCCAACTACCACACCATGCCGCTCTGCTCCCCGGCCCGCGCCGCCCTGCTCACCGGCCTCAACCCGCACCGCGTCGGCTACTCCATGGTCGCCAACTCCGACCCGGGCTTCCCCGGTTACGGTATGGAGATCGCCGACGACATCCCCACCCTCGCCGAACTGCTCCACGACACCGGCTACGCCACCTATGCGGTCGGCAAGTGGCACCTGGTCCGGGACTCGGCCTCCAACGCGGCCGACGACCGGGAGAACTGGCCGCTGAACAAGGGCTTCGACCAGTACTACGGCGTCCTCGAAGGGCTCACCAGCCTCTTCCACCCGCACCAACTGGTCCGGGACAACAGCCCCTTGGACATCGACGAGTTCCCGGACGACTACTACTACACCGACGACATCACCGACCAGGCGATCTCCATGGTGAAGTCGCTCCGCGCCCACGACCCCGACAAGCCGTTCTTCCTCTACCTCGCCCACAACGCCGTCCACGGCCCGTTGCAGGCCAAGGCCGAGGACATCGCCCGCCACCGGGGCCGGTACGACGAGGGCTGGGACGTCCTGCGGACACGCCGCTTCGCCGCCCAGCTCGCCGCCGGACTCCTCCCGCCCGGCACCGAGCTGCCCGACCGCAACAGCGAGGCCGGGTTCGACGTCCCCGCCTGGGACAGCCTCACCGAGGAGCAACAGCGGCTCTACGCCCGGTACATGGAGGTGTACGCGGCGCTCGTCGACAACATCGACCAGAACCTGGCCCGGCTCACCGACACCCTCGAAGCGCTCGGCGAACTCGACAACACCATCATCGTCTTCACCTCCGACAACGGCGGCACCGGCGAAGGCGGCCTCGAAGGCACCCGCTCCTACTTCAGCCGCTTCGTCCACCACCCGGCCCTGCCCGGCGACTGGACCCCCGACGTCGACCGCGACCCCGAGCTCATCGGCGGGCCGCGCAGTCTGGTGCACTACCCGCGCGGCTGGGGCATGGCCTCCAACACCCCTTTCCGGCTCTACAAGGGCCACACCTACGCCGGTGGGGTCCGCGTCCCCTTCGTCCTCTCCTGGCCCCGGGGCGCCCGCGAGGGCCTGCTCGCCCCGGGCGTCCGGACCCAGTACCAGTACGTCACCGACATCGCCCCCACCCTCCTCCGCCTCGCCGGTCTGGAGCGCCCGGCCCAGCGGCGCGGGACCACCCTCCAGGAACCGGACGGCATCAGCTTCACCCCCGTCCTGGCCGACCCGGACCACGCCTCCACCCACCCCGAGCAGTACTGCGAGATGACCGGCAACCGCAGCTACTACCGCGACGGCCACAAACTCGTCACCCTCCACCGCCCCGGCACCCCCTACGACGACTCCGAGTGGGCGCTGTACGACATCCGCACCGACCCCACCGAGATCCACGACCTCGCCGCCGAACGCCCGGATCTGGTCAAGGAGTTGTCCGAGGCGTGGGAGGCCGCCGCCTGGCGCAACGGCGTCTTCCCGCTCCCCGACGGCACCGGCGCCCTCGCCCGCCGCAACCCCGCCGAACAGCGCCTCGCCCGCCCCCTCACCCTGCTGCCCGGCACCCCGGAGCTGGAGCGCTACCGCTCCTCCCGGCTGGTCTCCCTGCGCTCCTTCGAGATCACCGTCGTCATCGACGCGACGGGGGAGGGGGTGCTCGTCTCCCACGGCGACCAGGGCGGCGGCTACAGCCTGTACGTGGAGGACGGGCGGCTCCACCTCGCGTACAACGAGTACGGCGTCCTGCACGAGACCGACGCGGGCCCCCTCGCCCCCGGGGAACATGTCATCGTGCTCGCCGCCGAGGCGGAGAAGGGGCTGCGCTGGTCGTTCACGGTCAGCGTGGACGGCGAGGTACGGGCCACCCCGCCCAGCGTCCACCAGCTCATCGGGATGGCCCCGTTCCAGGGGATCAGCGTCGGCATCGACCGCAAGTCCCCGGTCTCCTGGCCGCTGTTCGAACGCCACCGCTCGTTCCGCTACGGCGGCGTCCTGCGCTCGGTCACCTACACCCCCGGCGCACCCGGCCCCGACGCACCGGAAGCGGTGGCCGCCGCACTCAAGCAGGCGGCAGCGGCCTTCGAATAG
- a CDS encoding glucoamylase, with product MAGRIEDYALIGDMQTAALVCRDGTADWLCLPRFDSHAVFAGLLGTEEHGFWRLSPARPEGTEPLPADRRRYRGDSLVLESEWDTPRGTVRVTDFMPPRDGAPQLIRIVEGVSGRVPMRSELRMRFSYGRVTPWVHKVDGRTVAVAGPDSVWLDTQADTYGENLTTYSDFTVAPGDRVAFTISWQPSHHEPPALPDPEGSLEATELFWREWVEQCTYHGPYREAVVRSLITLKALTYAPTGGIVAAPTTSLPEEIGGVRNWDYRYTWLRDAAITLSSLLRTGYREEARAWREWLLRAVAGDPENLQIMYGIAGERELGEAELDWLPGYENSAPVRVGNGAANQLQLDVYGEVTEALHLAHMTGLTRNDYAMGLQLRLIEYLEKHWEEPDEGIWEVRGPRRHFVHSKVMAWVAVDRTIKLIEAGDVQGPLERWYELRDDIHRDVCERGYDKERNTFTQSYGSKELDASLLLIPQMGFLPPDDKRVIGTIEAIQRELSTEDGFILRYPTEGEDAGVDGLEGDEGAFLACSFWMADDLAMIGRVDEARQLFERLLSLRNDLGLLAEEWDSNLQRQVGNFPQAFSHVPLIDTALRLTASGAYVG from the coding sequence GTGGCCGGGCGCATCGAGGATTACGCACTCATCGGAGACATGCAGACCGCCGCCCTGGTCTGCCGGGACGGCACAGCGGACTGGCTGTGCCTGCCCCGCTTCGATTCGCACGCCGTCTTCGCGGGACTGCTGGGCACCGAGGAGCACGGCTTCTGGCGTCTGAGTCCCGCGAGGCCGGAAGGGACCGAGCCGCTGCCCGCGGACCGGCGCCGCTACCGCGGTGACTCCCTCGTCCTGGAATCGGAGTGGGACACGCCCCGCGGCACCGTACGGGTGACCGATTTCATGCCCCCGCGCGACGGGGCGCCGCAGCTCATCCGGATCGTGGAGGGCGTCAGCGGCCGGGTGCCGATGCGCTCGGAGCTGCGCATGCGGTTCAGCTACGGCCGGGTGACGCCGTGGGTGCACAAGGTCGACGGCCGTACGGTCGCGGTCGCCGGGCCGGACTCGGTCTGGCTGGACACCCAGGCCGACACCTACGGCGAGAACCTGACCACCTACTCCGACTTCACCGTGGCCCCCGGCGACCGGGTGGCCTTCACGATCAGCTGGCAGCCCTCGCACCACGAGCCGCCCGCGCTTCCCGACCCGGAGGGGTCGCTGGAGGCGACGGAGCTGTTCTGGCGCGAATGGGTCGAGCAGTGCACGTACCACGGGCCCTACCGGGAGGCGGTCGTCCGCTCCCTGATCACCCTGAAGGCCCTGACGTACGCCCCCACCGGCGGCATCGTCGCCGCGCCGACCACCTCGCTCCCCGAGGAGATCGGGGGCGTACGGAACTGGGACTACCGCTACACCTGGCTGCGGGACGCCGCGATCACCCTCTCCTCCCTGCTGCGCACCGGCTACCGGGAAGAGGCCCGGGCGTGGCGCGAGTGGCTGCTGCGGGCGGTGGCGGGCGACCCGGAGAACCTCCAGATCATGTACGGCATCGCCGGTGAGCGCGAGCTCGGCGAGGCGGAGCTCGACTGGCTGCCCGGCTACGAGAACTCCGCCCCGGTCCGCGTCGGCAACGGCGCCGCCAACCAGCTCCAGCTGGACGTCTACGGCGAGGTCACCGAGGCGCTCCACCTGGCGCACATGACCGGGCTGACCCGCAACGACTACGCGATGGGCCTCCAGCTCCGGCTGATCGAGTACCTGGAGAAGCACTGGGAGGAGCCCGACGAGGGCATCTGGGAGGTGCGCGGCCCGCGCCGCCACTTCGTGCACTCCAAGGTGATGGCGTGGGTCGCCGTCGACCGGACGATCAAACTGATCGAGGCGGGGGACGTCCAGGGCCCGCTGGAGCGGTGGTACGAGCTCCGCGACGACATCCACCGGGACGTCTGCGAGCGGGGCTACGACAAGGAGCGCAACACCTTCACCCAGTCCTACGGGTCGAAGGAGCTGGACGCCTCCCTGCTGCTCATCCCGCAGATGGGCTTCCTGCCGCCGGACGACAAGCGGGTCATCGGCACGATCGAGGCGATCCAGCGGGAGCTGTCCACGGAGGACGGCTTCATCCTGCGCTACCCCACCGAGGGCGAGGACGCGGGCGTCGACGGTCTGGAGGGCGACGAGGGCGCGTTCCTGGCCTGCTCGTTCTGGATGGCGGACGACCTCGCGATGATCGGCCGGGTCGACGAGGCGCGCCAGCTGTTCGAGAGGCTGCTGTCGCTCCGCAACGACCTGGGCCTGCTGGCCGAGGAGTGGGACTCGAACCTCCAGCGCCAGGTGGGCAACTTCCCGCAGGCGTTCAGCCACGTTCCCCTCATCGACACCGCCCTGCGGCTGACGGCGAGCGGGGCGTACGTGGGCTGA
- a CDS encoding branched-chain amino acid aminotransferase has protein sequence MSEDSPNLVHVNGRPATSGDLIPLAFAGHAHFTAMQIRGGRARGLDLHLERLRSASVELFGRALPDDVVRTHLRTALRDGPADLSLTATVYSPAGEFTAADADLGLLIRTGPPSSGPGGPLALAAVEHERFLPHVKHVGEVAKTHLLRRAVAEGFDDAAFLDREGRFSEATIWNLVFWDGASVVWPEARVLTGTTLGIVRRQLDALGIGQRVAPVTPADLPALSGAAVMNSWTPGIPVHRIGATELPAAPRFLEALHRAYEAEPLTAP, from the coding sequence ATGAGCGAAGATTCCCCGAACCTCGTCCACGTGAACGGCCGCCCGGCGACCTCCGGCGACCTCATACCCCTCGCCTTCGCGGGCCACGCCCACTTCACCGCGATGCAGATCCGCGGCGGCCGGGCCCGCGGCCTGGACCTCCACCTGGAGCGGCTGCGGTCCGCGTCGGTGGAGCTGTTCGGCCGGGCCCTGCCCGACGACGTGGTCCGCACCCACCTCCGTACGGCACTGCGCGACGGACCGGCCGACCTCTCGCTGACGGCCACGGTGTACTCCCCGGCCGGAGAGTTCACCGCGGCCGACGCCGACCTCGGTCTCCTGATCCGGACCGGACCGCCGTCCTCCGGACCCGGTGGCCCGCTCGCCCTGGCGGCCGTGGAACACGAACGGTTCCTGCCGCACGTCAAGCACGTCGGCGAGGTGGCAAAAACCCATCTGCTCCGCCGGGCCGTCGCCGAGGGCTTCGACGACGCCGCCTTCCTGGACCGGGAGGGCCGGTTCAGCGAGGCGACGATCTGGAACCTGGTGTTCTGGGACGGCGCGTCGGTGGTGTGGCCCGAGGCCCGGGTCCTGACCGGTACGACGCTGGGCATCGTCCGCCGACAGCTGGACGCGCTCGGCATCGGCCAGCGGGTCGCCCCGGTCACCCCCGCCGACCTGCCCGCCCTCTCCGGCGCGGCCGTCATGAACTCCTGGACCCCCGGCATCCCCGTCCACCGGATCGGCGCCACCGAACTGCCCGCCGCGCCCCGCTTCCTGGAGGCGCTGCACCGGGCGTACGAGGCCGAGCCGCTCACCGCGCCGTGA